One Magnolia sinica isolate HGM2019 chromosome 2, MsV1, whole genome shotgun sequence genomic window, CTACCCAATCTTCACGACATGGACGGGCCCGGCGAATTCATGTTTGGAGCCACCGATTCTCCTTCTCCTGATGAAGCTCAATCTCTTCTCAACTTCAAGACTGGGCCTGATCATTGGTCCTACTCAAGTGGCTCTGTGCTTAGCTTTGATCAAGGGGACCGGCTTtctcacgccgtccatccaaagattggccatgaagatgaatactCGATCTGGGTCAATTCCGAGGACCACGGTAATCAGTGCAATCACCTCGATTCGAATAGTGGCATTGATTCCCGCCTAGATGATGACATGAACTGTTATGAGACGGCCAGCGGATATGGCCCGCTGAACAATTCTTGTAAGGAAGGCCGACATGGGGATGCACGGCCTGGGTGGCTATTCACAGGAGCTCTAGCTAGCGACGATCTCCATGACACTGAGGGATCAGACAAAAGCTACCATAAACACCCTTATTCAGTAAGTCATTTCTTAAGTGCACTAACACTTAGGGTTGGATTGATCATGAAGTGCATGATAATCAGGTCCAAATTCTCATCAAAACCCTTTCTATTAAGGGCCCTCCTAAAACTAGAATACAAACAATACCCACGATTCACAAAGTTGCAATTCATTATTCTATATTTCCACTTCTTAGCCTACAACTCTTAAACACAATAGGATCATGATTAGGGTCTTGATTACCAAGAGATTATCATTGTAGGGCAATGATATGCGAGCTTTAAAGAAGCATTGTGGCGGCCCGCCTAAGAAGGCCAAACCAAAGCCAATTCCATCAAAGGACCCTCAGAGTATTGCTGCTAAGGTGTGCTTACTTTACTTTATTAACCTTACTTAGAATTATGTAAACAATGATAATTTCACATCTACTTGTGGATATTTTATCGAAACAACTTCAATCGAAGATCACTTTCATGATTTCAGAATCGAAGGGAACGGATCAGTGAACGGCTGAAGATACTGCAAGATCTTGTACCAAATGGGACGAAGGTGGGTTTTTTCTTGTTAAGTAGTTGGCAATCTGAAATGGGTCATTGGtgattatgatgataattaacaCTAGAATCTAAATGCAGGTGGATTTGGTGACCATGTTAGAGAAAGCCATAAGCTATGTGAAGTTCCTTCAATTGCAAGTGAAGGTAATTAAGGCACAATCACATAGACAAAACCAAAGCAAAAATAATATAAGGTCCTGATTTCTATATACCCTGAGGACATAGAACTCTATGTCCACACATGGACaagatctagaccatttattgtGAGAGGGGGCATAAAATGAAGGTTCCATAGCTCAAAAAATCACAGTCATTGATTATCCTAATTATTCAGGCAGTATCCCACAAGTGAGGACTACAAGATAACAGTCCATATATATTTGGTGCCCAGTGTCAGTTTTGAGCTATGGGTCATCCactctagggcccacctgatgaacagttcGGATCGCTTCAACTTCCCAATGGATCAATGGGAATAATTTTTATTGGATCTTGGATCTTGTTGATGTAT contains:
- the LOC131226748 gene encoding putative transcription factor bHLH086, which produces MALGKERAVAQDSHLGSIQSYSYFSNAYGGSSIQVSDSPLGFFGFKSYHKAALEEGDGSEKTDGPLKSLSSGHFPSLPNLHDMDGPGEFMFGATDSPSPDEAQSLLNFKTGPDHWSYSSGSVLSFDQGDRLSHAVHPKIGHEDEYSIWVNSEDHGNQCNHLDSNSGIDSRLDDDMNCYETASGYGPLNNSCKEGRHGDARPGWLFTGALASDDLHDTEGSDKSYHKHPYSGNDMRALKKHCGGPPKKAKPKPIPSKDPQSIAAKNRRERISERLKILQDLVPNGTKVDLVTMLEKAISYVKFLQLQVKVLATDEFWPAQGGKAPEVAQVKDAIDAILSSQRDRNSSSK